AGTCCTGATCGACGGCCGTTAAGTTAACGCCGCGCAGCATTAGTGATGAATCGGCTTTGCGCTGGCCGGTCTCGGCGGCCGCGGTATTTTTATAGCGGGATAGGGATCGCCAACCAACAGGGTGCTGTCGTGAGCTTCATGTCCAAGGATTATGCCGCCGTTGAGGCCCGTCCGGGTTCCACGCCGAAGATGCAGCCCGATATCGTCACCACCTTCGGTCCCGGCATGCTGGTGACCGGCAATGTCACTTGCGCCGGCGCCATTCAGGTGTTCGGCCGCGTGCTCGGCGACATTCGCGCCGCGCATCTCATCATCGGCGAGGGGGCCTATGTCGAGGGCAACGTCACCGCGCTCGACGTCATCGTGCAGGGCTTTTTCAAGGGCACCGTCCACGGCAACACCGTGAAGCTCCAGGGCAACGCCCGGATTGAGGGCGAGGTCTACAACAAGTCGCTCAGCATCGAGCCGAACGTTGTGTTCGAAGGCTCCTCGCGCCGCCTCGATCGTCCGGTCGACGCGCCGAGCGCCAACGAGGTTGCCGGCAACCGCGATTTCGCGCCGCTGGCCCCGGTGGCTGAGCCGCTCGACCTCATGCCGCAGCAATATGCGGGCGCGCCGGCCGGCATCGACAACGACGTGCTGGTCTGATCCGCAGATACAATATCATCTGAGATCGAACTTCGGGCGCTGCCGAAATTAAAGGCAGCGCCCTTTTCATTTTGCGGCGCAACGTGGCGGAGGTTTTGCCCGTTGGCCAAACGTGATATGGGCGGTTCGGGGCAGACGATCCCGGCAAGGGGCGCAAAGTTCCGGCCGGCCGTTCGAAAAGACGCGAGAATTGTGGGGGAAAGATGAGCGCCGACCAGAAGGCTGTCATTGCTGCCGAGGACGAGATTTCGGCCGAAGCGCTGCGCAAGGCGGAAGAATATGTCCAGCAGGAAGAGGGCGCCGGGAACCGGCTGACCGGCTGGGTTGCTATCGCCGTCACGGCCATCGCCGTGGCGATGACCGTGTTTCATCTTTACGCGGCCTACGAGATCGTGCCGACGCAGCCGCTGCGCTACACCCATCTTGCTTTCGTTCTGGTCCTTACCTTCCTGCTGTTCCCGCTGAGCGCACGCTTCCGCAACCGCATCGAATGGTTCGATGTTCTGGCCGGTCTCCTCGCCATCGGCATCATGGCCTACGCGCTTATGGGTGGCGACGACTTCACCGATCGCGCTGCGGTGCCGAACCAGTGGGACGTCGTCCTCGGTGTGGCGCTGATCGTGCTCGTTCTGGAAGCCTCGCGCCGCACGGCCGGGCCGATCATGCCGGTCGTCAGCATTCTTTTTCTCGCCTATGCGCTGTTCGGCGAATATCTGCCGCCGCCATGGACCCACCGCAGCTACGACGTTGCGCGCCTGGTCGGTCACATGTTCATCACGCTCGAAGGCATCTTCGGCGTCGCGCTCGATGTGTCGGCGACCCTGATCGTGATGTTCACGATCTACGGCGCCATCCTGCTGCATTCCGGTGCGGGCAAGTTCTTCATCGATTTCTCGCTCGCCGTCATGGGCAACAAGCCGTCGAGCGCCGGCCGCTCGGTGGTGGCCTCCTCGTTCTTGCTCGGAGGACCGTCCGGTTCGGGCGTCGCCACCACGGTGATGATCGGCACGGTCGCCTGGCCGATGCTGAAGAAGGCCGGCTTCAAGGCGAATGCCGCGGGCGGCCTGCTCGCCGCCGGCGGTCTCGGTGCTATCATCTCGCCGCCGGTGCTCGGCGCCGCCGCCTTCCTGATCGCCGAATTTCTCAAGATCAGCTATCTCGACGTCATCTGGATGGCGGTGATCCCGACCTGCCTCTATTACCTGTCGCTGCTGTTCATGGTCGAACTCGACGCATTCCGCTTCGGCGCCCGTGAAGTCGTCTTCAAGACCGAAATGCCGCTGGGCCAGATGGTGCGGCGCTACGGCTTCCACTTCGTCTCGCTGATCGCCGTCATCGTTTTCATGATAGTCGGCTACTCGCCGATGCTGTCGGTGTTCCTGTCGACCTTGCTGGCCTTTGTGATGAGCGGGCTGGCGCCGGAAACCGCGCTCGGTCCGCGACGCGTGCTGATCCCGCTGTTGGCGATCGGCATCGTGGCGATCGCGGGCGCGCTCATCCCCGGTCTGTCGGGCATCGCCGTCATCAAGGTCTTCGAATCCTACTTTCCGCTTCTGGTCCTCATTGCGATGGTGGTGACCGCTGTCGTCGGCCTGTTCCCGGTCGGGCAGCGCGTCATGCCGGAATCGAAGAAACTGACCGCGGCCTTCTCCGAAGGCGCCATCGGCGTGCTCGGCGCGGCGACCACTTGTGCTTCCGCCGGCATCATCGTCGGCGTCGTGACGCTGACAGGTCTCGGGCTGAAGTTCTCGTCGATCGTCATCGACATGGCTGGCGGCAGTCTGCTGCTCACTGCGATCTATACCGGCCTTGTCGTCTGGATCATCGGCCTCGCGGTGCCCGTCACCGCCTCCTACATCATTTGCGCGGTCATCGCCGCACCGGCTTTGACCAAACTCGGCGTGCCGGACTTCGCCGCGCACATGTTCATCTTCTATTACGCCGTGCTCTCGGAGGTCTCGCCGCCGACCGCGCTGTCGCCCTTCGCCGCGGCCGCGATCACCGGCGGCGATCCCTACAAGACGACCTTGCAGGCGTGGAAATACACGCTGCCGGCCTTCCTGGTACCCTTCGTCTTCGTGCTCGATCCGCAGGGTCTGGGGCTGCTCATGAAAATTCCCAAGGGCGGTTCGGTGACCGACATTTTCTGGATCACGTTTGTCACGGCCGCCGGCCTCGCGGCGCTTGCCGCCGCGGCGCAAGGCTGGGCCATTCGTCGCACCACGCGGATTGAGCAGTTCCTGTTCGTTTTATCCGGCCTGCTGCTGGTTTTCCCGAGCCTGCTCGAGGCGCTCGCCGAATTGCTGACCGGCAGGGATATTCCCTATCCCGCCCCGTTCGGGCTAATCTTGGGAGTGAGTTTGCTGCTATGGCAGTGGAAACGGCCGTTGCCCGCGCAAGCGCAGGCTGCCGGCTGATAACAAAGAGTGGAGGAAAATAAGATGAAGCGTGCACTAAGCATCGCGCTGGGCGCAGCCGCCGCGGTCGCGGTGATTTTCGGCGGCGCCCAGGCGCAGCAAAAGACCATTTCGATCGGCACCGGTGGTACCGGTGGCGTTTATTACCCGATGGGCGGTGGCCTCGCCAATGTTCTCTCCAAGTCGATCCCGGGCCTGCAGGCAACCGCCGAAGTCACCGGCGGTTCGGTTGACAATCTCAAGCTGATCGGAGCCGGCCGCAGCGAACTCGGTTTCTCGATGGTGGACGCGGCGCTCGATGCTGAAAAAGGCAAGGGCAAGTTCAGCGGCAGCCCGGTTCCGGTGCGCACCTTGATGGTGCTCTATCCGAACCAGATGCATGTCGTGACCATCGAAGGGACCGGCATCAACACCATGGCTGATCTTAAAGGCAAGCGCGTGTCGACCGGTTCGGGCGGCAGCGCGACCGAGGTCATGGCCTTCCGCGTCATCGAGGCCGCCGGTCTCGACAAGGACAAGGATATGACGCGTGAGCGTCTCGGCGTTGCCGAGTCGGTGAACGCGATCAAGGACAAGAAGATCGATGCCTTCTTCTGGGTCGGTGGTCTTCCGACGGCAGCGGTGACCGACCTCGGCGCCACGCCCGGCGTAAAGCTCAAGCTGGTCGATCACGGCGATCTCGCCAAGAAGATGAACGAGAAGTACGGCAATCTGTACGCGTCGAGCACGATCAAGGCCGGAACCTATCCCGGTCAGACCACCGACAACGTCAATACGGTGGTGTGGAACATCCTGGTCGCCAACGCCAATATGCCCGACCAGATGGCCTATGACATCGTGAAGACCGTTATCGATAAGAAGGCCGATCTCGTCGCCGTCCACGGCGAAGCGAAGAACTTCAGCGTCGAGAACCAGGTCAAGGACTACTCGCCGATCCCGTGGCATCCGGGCGCCGTGAAGTACTTCAAGGAAAAAGGCGCCAAGATGTAAGGGTTGCCGGATTTAGGCACACGCGGTTCAACGGCCCTGCTTCGGCGGGGCCGTTTTTTTATGCGCTTCGCGACAGCCGGATATCGACCTCGCGATCGACATAGTGCCACTCTTCCGTGGCGCGCAGACGCGCGACAAGATCTTCGAAGGCGCCCGCATCCTGCGGGCCGTATTCGAACCAGGTGAGAAAATCGAACGGTTCGGCGAATTCGCGGCAGTGATGCAGACGCCGGGCGATGCCGGGGAGATACTCGAGCCCGATGGCGATATGACGCGAGCTTTCCTCAAAGATGTGCCGCCGTTCGTCCTGCGCCAGTGCCCACCACGCTTCGGTCTTACGGATCGGGATCAACGCGGCCAATGTCGCGGCCGGACGGCCTAGGCCTTCCTGCCGGGACGCCAACGCTCCGGTTTCGGCGCGGGTCGTATACCGTGTGTTGCTTGTCGTGCCGCGCAGCGACCACGCCGCCGCCATGGGCGCTGCGCCGTTCTCATGAACCGACAGACAGGAGGCCGCCGGCAGAGTATCGCCGATGACCGGTGTGATGCGGTCAATGCGCCACAAGCCGGCATCGCTGGCGGCGAAGACAACGGACAGGGGTGATGGCATGATTTAAATCTGGAGGCGAGCCGGCGCCGTCAGTCTAGTCCCTGGGCCGCGATGCAATCAATGCTCATGGCTCGATGCGGCGGGCTTCATTATGGCGGCGAAATAAACGAGCGCGCTCAGCAGCGCGATGCAGAAGCTGACCGGCCAGTCCGTGTGATAGGCGATGACAATGCCGAGCCAGGCCTCGGCGAGCGCCAGCAGCGCGGCCAGCGCTAGCCCGCTCCACAGTCCGTTGACCAGGCGCTGCGCCGCCGCCGCCGGGCCTACCATCAGCGTGAACACCATCAGCACGCCGACGATCTGCGCGCAGGCGGCGACCGCGAGCGCGACCAAAGCGAGAAATACGGTCGAGATGAAACGCAGCGGCACGCCCTTGGCCTCGGCAAGTTCCGGCTGAAGCGTGGCGAAGATCAGCGGCCGCATGATGAGCGCGAGCAGGAGCAGCGTCGCAACGCCGAGCGCGGCCAGCGCCTTTATCATCGGCAAGTCGACGGCGAGCACATTGCCGAACAGCAGCGCCGTCGCCTGGGTCGCGAACGAGGTGTAGTAATATAGAAACAGGATGCCGAAGCCGAGCGACAGCGACAGCACCACGCCGATGGCGACGTCGCGGTTGGCCAGCCGCTCGCTCATCAGCCCCATGATCACGCCGGCGATCAGCGTGAAGCCGACCAGCCCGGCGAGCGGTGACAGGCCGATCAGCCCGGCGCCGGTCGCGCCGGCAAAGCCGATATGCGACAGCGCGTGACCGGCGAAGGTCTGCCCGCGCAGCACCAGGAAGTAACCGGTCACGCCCGACACCACGGCGACCATGCCGGCGGCGATGAAGGCGTTGATGACGAAGTCGTATTGGAACACGGTGCCGCTGCCCTAGTGCTGATGTCCGTGGTGGTCGTGGCCATGCCCGTGATCATGCCCATGATCGTGGTCATGCATATGCGCGTCGCGCTCGACATCACGGCCGCGCGACATCACGAAGATATGCCCGGCGGCGCGCACGACCTCGATCTCGGTGTCGTAGAGCCGCGACAGCACCGGCGCCGTGACGACCTCATCCACCGTGCCGAGCGCCGCATGGCCGTTGCCGAGATAGAGCACCTTGTCGATGGCGCCGAGCAACTGGTTGAGTTCATGCGCCGAGAATAAAACCGTGATGCCGCGCTCGCGGGCGATCCGGCGCACCACGTCGATGACGACTTCCTGATGCCGGGCGTCGAGGCTGATCAGCGGTTCGTCGAGCAGCAGCAGCTTCGGATGGCCCATCAGCGCCTGCGCCAGCAGCAACCGTTGCCGTTCGCCGCCCGACATATCGGATAGCGGCCGGCGCGCCAGGTCCTGCGCACCGACGGCGTGGAGTGTGTCTTCGATGGCGTGCCGGTCGGCAGCTTTCAGCGAAGGCAGGCCCCAGCGCTCGCCGTGGAGCGAGCTGGCGATGTAATCGAGACCGCGCACGCGCAAATCGGGCAGCACGGTGCGCAGTTGCGGCAGGTAGCCGATGGCGGGATTGCCGCGCTTCGGAAGTGCGCCGAACACCCGGAGCGATCCTGCGCTTGGTGGAAGCAACCCGAGGATCGAACGCATCAACGTCGTCTTGCCGGCGCCGTTGGGGCCGAGCACGCCGATGAATTCGCCCGGCGCGATCGCGAAGCTCACGTCACGCAGCACCGCGCGGCCACCAATCGCGATAGTGGCGTGGTCGAGTTCGATGATGGCGTTGGTGGTCATTGGCAAGGCTTCTCATCCGTCATGCCCGGCCTTGTGCCGGGCATCCACGACTTTCTTCCAAGTTTTTAGGAAGACGTGGATGGCCGGGACAAGCCCGGCCATGACAAGAAGAGTATCACGAATTCTGCGTATCCAGTGCCTTGTCGAGGGCGTCGAGCTGGCTCAGCATCCAGTCGACGAAGGACTTGTCTGCCGGCTGGGTCTCGGTGACACCGACCACGGGGATTTTGGCCTCCTTGGCGATATCGACCAGACGCTGTGCCAGCTTCTCCGAGACCTGCGAATTGTAGAGCAGCACCTTCACCTTTCGGGTTTTCAGGTCGGTCTCGAAGGCGGCGATGTCGCGGGCGCTCGGCTCGGATTCGTTCATCAGCGCCATCTGGAATTTCTCGTTGCGCATGGTCAGGCCAAGCACCTCCGCCATCAGGCCGAACACCGGCTCGGTGGCGGTCACCGGCTTGCCCTTGTGCTTGTCGCGGAGCTGGGCGACGCGCTGGGTGATGCGCTCGAGGTCGGCGAGCACCTTGTCGAGGTTGGCGCCGTAGTCGGCGGCGTGGGCGGCATCGGCCTTGGTGAGCGCGGCGGCGATGGCCTTGGCCACCGCCGGCATGGTCGCGGGCGCGTACCACAGATGCGGGTTGCCGCCGTGCTTGGCCTTCACGACCCTGGCGGCTTCGACGGTGATGCGGTCCTTGCGCGGCGAGGCCTTCAGCAGCTTCTCCATCCACTCGTCATAGTGCCCGCCGTTGAAGATCACGATCTTGGCGTCGGCGACCTGGCGCACCTGGCCGGGCGTGGCCTCGAAGGAATGCGGGTCCTGGTCAGGATTGGCGATGATGTTCGAGACGGAGACGTGGGCGCCGCCGATCTGGGCGGCGATGCCGCCGTAGAAATTTTCGGCGGCCAGGACCTTGAGGGGGCCGCCGGCGGTCTGGGCCTGGGCGGACGCAAAGGGCAGGGCGAGAAGCGCGACAAAGGCCGCGAAATGAACGATGGAGCGGGCGCGCATGGCAACCTCTTCAGGGGTGGAGGACGGTTGCCGGACTGTAATATTATAACATTTCCTCTGACAAGCCCGCTTCTCCAGCTTTGCGCTCAAGTTGCTGTCTTGCTCGCTTTTACCTCTTTGATCAGGGCCTTAAGGGGCGCTATCACGACCCCGCGCCGGGAGCGACGGCCGGGCCAATTGGATCGAAATCATGGCGACGCTGAACCGGGACGTGCTGGCAAGCTATCTGGCCGAGATGCCGGCCGGGCACATCTTCGACCTGCCCTACGAGCAATTTGCAGGCCTATTTCCACCCGGCGAGCCGGACCCGTTCTCACGCGCGGCCTTGCGCGCCTTCGCCAATGATTGTGGCTGCGATCTCGTTCAGATTGTCGCGGAAGGGCGCTACGAGCTGCGCAAGCGCTAGCGAGCAATTACAGGAAAAGTGGAAGCCGGTTTTCCGTCCGGAATTGCGAGCAAATCAACCGAAACGGCGGCCCACGCGGACGTCGCGCTGCACCCGGCGGATTTCGTCTTCCAACCGCTTGATCTCGCGGGTCATCTCGGTGAGGGCCCGCAGATAGCTCTCGTTGATGTCCCGCTGCGAGATCTGGGCTCGCGCGTTCTGCAGGAAATTCTCAACAGCGGCTAACGACATGACGGCCTCAAGGATAACGAAGACGCGCCCGGGCGGTGCCCGTGGCTGATTGAGCCTAGGCTTCAAGAGTGAACAAACCTGAAAAGCGGCCGCTAAACTTTGGCGGTGCGGCGCCGAGGGCGAGGGGCGGGGCCGAGTCGGAGTCTAGCGAGGCAGCCGGATGTTAGACCACCCGGCTGCCTCTGGCCCGGACAAACGGCATCACTAATCTGTCGGGCTGGCGGCAGACTACCAAGGGGCCATGGCGCCGCGTTCCGTAGTCTCATCTGGTGGTTAAGCGGCGTGGTAAAGGGCCGCACGCGCCAGGCCCTGGCCCGTTCATGCAGAAACCGCAGGGATTACGCCGTAGCCGGCTGTCGCCCTGAGGACACACCGGTGTGGGTTTCGTCGCCGGCGTGTTGCATGGCTGGGCGATGCTCAGCAATATGCGCGCAAATCATCAGAGTGCCCCATGAATCGCCCGAAAATCACGACCGAATCCGCCGTTCGTCTGTCCCGTCGCGCGTTTACCCTGGGCCTGCCCTTGTTCGCGGCCGGCTGCATGACCGCCAATTACGGCTATGTCAGCGATGGTGGCCATGCCATTTCCGCGGTCGAGAATGTCGACCCGAGCCTGATGCGGACCGAGGTCGCTTGGACGGGCAATGAGAAGCCGGGCACTGTGGTGGTCAATATCGGCCAGCGCCGGCTTTACCTGGTGCAGGGCGGTGGCCGGGCGATCCGCTACGGCGTCGGTGTCGGCCGCAGCGAGGGCGCCAACTTCCGCGGCACCGCCGTGATCGGCCGCAAGGAGAAGTGGCCGCACTGGACGCCGACCGAATCCATGATGTCGGCGATTCCGCGCTACCGTGCCTATGCCGGCGGCATGCCGGGCGGTCCCGAAAACCCGCTCGGTCCGCGCGCGCTTTATCTCTACCGCGGCGGCAAGGACACCTATTTCCGTCTCCACGGCACCATCGAGCCGGAGACGATCGGTACGGCGGTGTCGAGCGGATGCATCCGCTTGTTCAACCAGGACATCCTCGACCTTTATGAGCGCGTGCCGATCGGCGCGACGGTCAAGGTGATCTGAGCCGGCTTGCGGCGCCGCGATCGCGGCGCCGGTCGCGCATCCGTCAGCCGCACCGTTTGGCGACGAGGTGGTCGAGTGACACCGGTCCCGGCCCGCGTGTCATCAGCAGCAGGAAGCAGGCCGCCCAGGTGCCGTGGGTCGGCCAGGCGTCCGGATAGACGAAAATCTCGATCACCAAAGTCATGCCGAGCAGCGCCAGCGCCGAGAAGCGCGTGGCGAGGCCGAAGACCAGCAGTACCGGAAACAGATGTTCGGCGATGGCCGCGAGATAGGCCGCCGGCACCGGGTCGATCAGCGGCAGACGATATTCGCTGCGGAACAGCTCGATGGCGCTTTCCGATAATCGGAAACCATCCACCTTCGTCTGCCCGGACTGCCAGAACACGCCGGCGATTGCGATCCGTGTGATCAGCGCCACAAACCAGTACGGGATGGCTTCCATCAAAGAGATGGCGCGCTTCACCAGCGCGGCCGGCATGGGTGTCGACGTTGTCGTCAATGTCTGGCTCATGATGCGGTGTCTTTCATGGACGAAGGAATAACAAGTCTGATTGCCAATTCGGTGCCGA
The Pseudolabrys sp. FHR47 genome window above contains:
- a CDS encoding polymer-forming cytoskeletal protein produces the protein MSKDYAAVEARPGSTPKMQPDIVTTFGPGMLVTGNVTCAGAIQVFGRVLGDIRAAHLIIGEGAYVEGNVTALDVIVQGFFKGTVHGNTVKLQGNARIEGEVYNKSLSIEPNVVFEGSSRRLDRPVDAPSANEVAGNRDFAPLAPVAEPLDLMPQQYAGAPAGIDNDVLV
- a CDS encoding TRAP transporter fused permease subunit produces the protein MSADQKAVIAAEDEISAEALRKAEEYVQQEEGAGNRLTGWVAIAVTAIAVAMTVFHLYAAYEIVPTQPLRYTHLAFVLVLTFLLFPLSARFRNRIEWFDVLAGLLAIGIMAYALMGGDDFTDRAAVPNQWDVVLGVALIVLVLEASRRTAGPIMPVVSILFLAYALFGEYLPPPWTHRSYDVARLVGHMFITLEGIFGVALDVSATLIVMFTIYGAILLHSGAGKFFIDFSLAVMGNKPSSAGRSVVASSFLLGGPSGSGVATTVMIGTVAWPMLKKAGFKANAAGGLLAAGGLGAIISPPVLGAAAFLIAEFLKISYLDVIWMAVIPTCLYYLSLLFMVELDAFRFGAREVVFKTEMPLGQMVRRYGFHFVSLIAVIVFMIVGYSPMLSVFLSTLLAFVMSGLAPETALGPRRVLIPLLAIGIVAIAGALIPGLSGIAVIKVFESYFPLLVLIAMVVTAVVGLFPVGQRVMPESKKLTAAFSEGAIGVLGAATTCASAGIIVGVVTLTGLGLKFSSIVIDMAGGSLLLTAIYTGLVVWIIGLAVPVTASYIICAVIAAPALTKLGVPDFAAHMFIFYYAVLSEVSPPTALSPFAAAAITGGDPYKTTLQAWKYTLPAFLVPFVFVLDPQGLGLLMKIPKGGSVTDIFWITFVTAAGLAALAAAAQGWAIRRTTRIEQFLFVLSGLLLVFPSLLEALAELLTGRDIPYPAPFGLILGVSLLLWQWKRPLPAQAQAAG
- a CDS encoding TAXI family TRAP transporter solute-binding subunit: MKRALSIALGAAAAVAVIFGGAQAQQKTISIGTGGTGGVYYPMGGGLANVLSKSIPGLQATAEVTGGSVDNLKLIGAGRSELGFSMVDAALDAEKGKGKFSGSPVPVRTLMVLYPNQMHVVTIEGTGINTMADLKGKRVSTGSGGSATEVMAFRVIEAAGLDKDKDMTRERLGVAESVNAIKDKKIDAFFWVGGLPTAAVTDLGATPGVKLKLVDHGDLAKKMNEKYGNLYASSTIKAGTYPGQTTDNVNTVVWNILVANANMPDQMAYDIVKTVIDKKADLVAVHGEAKNFSVENQVKDYSPIPWHPGAVKYFKEKGAKM
- a CDS encoding chlorite dismutase family protein codes for the protein MPSPLSVVFAASDAGLWRIDRITPVIGDTLPAASCLSVHENGAAPMAAAWSLRGTTSNTRYTTRAETGALASRQEGLGRPAATLAALIPIRKTEAWWALAQDERRHIFEESSRHIAIGLEYLPGIARRLHHCREFAEPFDFLTWFEYGPQDAGAFEDLVARLRATEEWHYVDREVDIRLSRSA
- a CDS encoding metal ABC transporter permease — encoded protein: MFQYDFVINAFIAAGMVAVVSGVTGYFLVLRGQTFAGHALSHIGFAGATGAGLIGLSPLAGLVGFTLIAGVIMGLMSERLANRDVAIGVVLSLSLGFGILFLYYYTSFATQATALLFGNVLAVDLPMIKALAALGVATLLLLALIMRPLIFATLQPELAEAKGVPLRFISTVFLALVALAVAACAQIVGVLMVFTLMVGPAAAAQRLVNGLWSGLALAALLALAEAWLGIVIAYHTDWPVSFCIALLSALVYFAAIMKPAASSHEH
- a CDS encoding metal ABC transporter ATP-binding protein, whose translation is MTTNAIIELDHATIAIGGRAVLRDVSFAIAPGEFIGVLGPNGAGKTTLMRSILGLLPPSAGSLRVFGALPKRGNPAIGYLPQLRTVLPDLRVRGLDYIASSLHGERWGLPSLKAADRHAIEDTLHAVGAQDLARRPLSDMSGGERQRLLLAQALMGHPKLLLLDEPLISLDARHQEVVIDVVRRIARERGITVLFSAHELNQLLGAIDKVLYLGNGHAALGTVDEVVTAPVLSRLYDTEIEVVRAAGHIFVMSRGRDVERDAHMHDHDHGHDHGHGHDHHGHQH
- a CDS encoding metal ABC transporter solute-binding protein, Zn/Mn family, coding for MRARSIVHFAAFVALLALPFASAQAQTAGGPLKVLAAENFYGGIAAQIGGAHVSVSNIIANPDQDPHSFEATPGQVRQVADAKIVIFNGGHYDEWMEKLLKASPRKDRITVEAARVVKAKHGGNPHLWYAPATMPAVAKAIAAALTKADAAHAADYGANLDKVLADLERITQRVAQLRDKHKGKPVTATEPVFGLMAEVLGLTMRNEKFQMALMNESEPSARDIAAFETDLKTRKVKVLLYNSQVSEKLAQRLVDIAKEAKIPVVGVTETQPADKSFVDWMLSQLDALDKALDTQNS
- a CDS encoding L,D-transpeptidase yields the protein MNRPKITTESAVRLSRRAFTLGLPLFAAGCMTANYGYVSDGGHAISAVENVDPSLMRTEVAWTGNEKPGTVVVNIGQRRLYLVQGGGRAIRYGVGVGRSEGANFRGTAVIGRKEKWPHWTPTESMMSAIPRYRAYAGGMPGGPENPLGPRALYLYRGGKDTYFRLHGTIEPETIGTAVSSGCIRLFNQDILDLYERVPIGATVKVI
- a CDS encoding DoxX family protein gives rise to the protein MSQTLTTTSTPMPAALVKRAISLMEAIPYWFVALITRIAIAGVFWQSGQTKVDGFRLSESAIELFRSEYRLPLIDPVPAAYLAAIAEHLFPVLLVFGLATRFSALALLGMTLVIEIFVYPDAWPTHGTWAACFLLLMTRGPGPVSLDHLVAKRCG